TAATTCCACAGCAAAGGTCTCGTTCTCGATTCCTCCGTGCCATTTGACCTCTACCATTCTGCCTCGCTTGTAACTTTGTGATTCAAATGGCCGATCAATGATGACCGGTGAGTAGACCATTGTAGCAATAATTTGAAAATCAATTTCCCCTTTGAACTCTGCAAAATTCTCCATCCCATCCAAAATAAAAGTATGTCGACGATTCAAAGCAGGAACATCTTTGAGTTCCCCCTCTTTGATTTTGAGAGGCTCTGTGTAATTGTCTCTTGAAGAATAAATTTCAATATCGTACTTCTCCTGTAGACTAGTTTTGTAGACGAGATCAAAAGAGACATTGATGTCGTCTCCATCGACTTGCACCTGTACGTTTTCCAAACTCTGACCTTGAGCATCCGTGATGATCAAAAATAGCGTTGAAATGAGCAATACAGTAAATGTGCGAAGGTAACAAAGGACCATATGCAGTTCTAATTAGTTAAGTAATCGTTCGTATTCAATATCGAGGTGGAGAGATGCAATCCAATATTGATCTCTCAACACTTCATGCAACGTTCAAAATTATGAATTAATATGCACTATATATCTGTCCGTACAGGTGATTTGAAATTCTATTCATATAGCCCAAGTTTATATTAAAATAATACAAACTAAAACAGCTAAACAAGAAATTAACAGCGAATTAACACGTTTTATTAACATTACAAAACACTCCTTTGGATAAGCAAAATACGCATTATTAGGTATTGCATAATCACCAAAAACAACTATATGATACTAGTTGAATTTTTGAGGAGGGAAGTTATTTCATCATCCCTATCGAGATTGGTTTTGGCGAATGGAGCGGGCGCTCTCGATCACCACAGAAGCCAATATAATTGCCCCCCCTATGAGTACTTTGCTCTCGGGCACCTCCGACAACACAAAAAAACCAATGATGATCCCACACAAGGGTGTCAGACTACTGATCACACTAATCGTAGTAATCGAAAAGTAGCGAAAACTCATCACGAACAAAGTGTGCCCAATAGCGGTCGTAGCTAATCCTAGCACCAATAGAGGCTGCCACTGCCCTGCGATTGCAACCACATTGCTACCCCAATCTCCAATCAGTACAACAGGGGCCATCACCAAACTCAAAATGAGGAGTTGGTAGTACATCAGCGTCATACCAGAATGCTCTGTAATGTTCTTTTTGAGCATGATATTGCGCAACGAATAGAGCAAAGCCGACCCAACACCAAAAGATATACCTACGGTGATGTTGT
The DNA window shown above is from Reichenbachiella sp. 5M10 and carries:
- a CDS encoding DMT family transporter yields the protein MDKRIYQFLQLGLAILIMSSSGTLGRYIALSPEVIIWARCLIGAGALFLILKITGIPIFIGWGRLFRMVAISGLLLGGHWVMYFYALQYTSVAIGMLSLFTYPVLTALLEPWMLGYRHKWSEVLIALLAFSGVFFLVPEYSLGNNITVGISFGVGSALLYSLRNIMLKKNITEHSGMTLMYYQLLILSLVMAPVVLIGDWGSNVVAIAGQWQPLLVLGLATTAIGHTLFVMSFRYFSITTISVISSLTPLCGIIIGFFVLSEVPESKVLIGGAIILASVVIESARSIRQNQSR